A genomic region of Aspergillus oryzae RIB40 DNA, chromosome 1 contains the following coding sequences:
- a CDS encoding uncharacterized protein (predicted protein), with translation MPPRSTHQTSLPEGDGVTYDESDMALFRAKLAYHSTIEERMASRDNNLVSIAEHQGRLLKRWDMLKVLEKEMAEKGKSLEPAERQQLAHCFVYLPISDTWIKILS, from the exons ATGCCACCAAGATCAACTCACCAAACCTCATTACCAGAAGGCGACGGCGTTACATACGACGAATCCGACATGGCACTCTTTCGCGCCAAGCTTGCTTACCACTCCACCATTGAGGAACGCATGGCATCAAGAGACAACAACCTCGTCTCTATTGCAGAGCACCAAGGTCGACTCCTCAAACGTTGGGATATGTTGAAGGTActggagaaagaaatggcagagaaaggcaaaaGCTTAGAACCGGCGGAAAGACAACAACTAGCCCA TTGTTTTGTCTACTTACCTATCAGCGATACCTGGATTAAGATTCTCTCGTAa